Proteins co-encoded in one Pirellulales bacterium genomic window:
- a CDS encoding gfo/Idh/MocA family oxidoreductase: protein RIKVRGWDEWRFRGEKRNPYQVEHDDLFASIRAGSPLNEAENGALSTMTSILGRMATYSGKMITWDQAIGSDINLAPKEYAFSATPPVPVVATPGVTQVV from the coding sequence CCGGATCAAGGTCCGAGGATGGGACGAGTGGCGTTTCCGCGGCGAGAAGCGCAACCCGTACCAGGTCGAGCACGATGATTTGTTTGCCAGCATCCGCGCGGGATCGCCGTTGAACGAGGCGGAAAACGGCGCGCTATCGACGATGACCTCGATCCTTGGACGCATGGCAACCTACTCGGGCAAGATGATCACCTGGGACCAGGCCATTGGCTCGGACATCAACCTGGCGCCCAAGGAATACGCCTTTAGCGCCACGCCGCCCGTGCCGGTCGTGGCCACGCCGGGCGTTACGCAGGTCGTGTAA